Proteins encoded together in one Cicer arietinum cultivar CDC Frontier isolate Library 1 chromosome 4, Cicar.CDCFrontier_v2.0, whole genome shotgun sequence window:
- the LOC101512716 gene encoding cytochrome P450 94C1-like, whose amino-acid sequence MDQLHEPLVNRSMIFPLTTFTLIILILVFIIFFPSLSSCFQRMMSSSIFCSCEICQAYLTSSWSKDFNNLSDWYTHLLKKSPTKTIHIHVLRNTITSNSENVEYMLKTKFENYPKGKPFSMILGDFLGRGIFNVDGELWKFQKKMASLEINKHSIRSFAFEVVNNEIQNRLIPLLQNQNDVVLDLQDVFKRLSFDAICRFSFGLDPMCLEKSLPMSDFALSFDLASKLSAERAMTVSPLIWKIKRFFNLGSEKELKKSITMINTLAKVVINQRRKMGFCDQKDLLSRFMSTVQDDIFLRDIVISFLLAGRDTVASSLTSFFWLLAKNPEVESQILLEAERVIGIGKHNKNNNNINVVTNFEQLTKLHYLEAATHESMRLYPPIQFDSKFCLEDDVLPDGTKVKSGTRVTYHPYAMGRLEELWGPDCLEFKPQRWLKDGVFHPQNQFKYPIFQGGLRVCIGKEMALMELKTVVLSLLTNFHFELADQNTFHGFNHLPRFSPGLTATFAFGLPVFVRQRGNQ is encoded by the coding sequence ATGGATCAACTTCATGAACCTTTAGTTAATCGTTCTATGATTTTTCCACTCACCACCTTCACCTTAATTATATTAATCcttgtgtttattattttttttccatcTCTCTCATCATGTTTCCAAAGAATGATGAGTAGTAGTATCTTTTGTAGTTGTGAAATTTGCCAAGCCTATCTAACTTCAAGTTGGTCAAAAGATTTCAACAACCTTAGTGATTGGTACACACACCTTCTAAAAAAATCTCCAACAAAAACCATCCACATACACGTCCTAAGAAACACAATCACTTCAAATAGTGAAAACGTTGAGTACATGCTCAAAACAAAATTCGAAAACTACCCAAAAGGAAAACCCTTTTCAATGATCTTAGGTGATTTTCTTGGTCGTGGTATTTTCAACGTGGACGGTGAATTATGGAAATTTCAAAAGAAGATGGCAAGTTTGGAAATCAACAAACACTCCATAAGATCATTTGCTTTTGAAGTTGTCAACAATGAAATCCAAAATAGACTCATCCCACTCCTTCAAAACCAAAACGACGTCGTTTTAGATTTACAAGACGTTTtcaaaagattatcttttgATGCTATTTGTAGATTTTCCTTTGGTTTAGACCCTATGTGTTTAGAAAAATCCTTACCCATGTCGGATTTTGCACTTTCATTTGACTTAGCATCAAAATTATCAGCCGAAAGAGCCATGACCGTGTCACCATTAATTTGGAAAATcaaaagatttttcaatttgGGTAGTGAGAAAGAGCTAAAAAAATCCATTACAATGATTAACACTTTAGCCAAAGTTGTGATAaatcaaagaagaaaaatgggTTTTTGTGATCAAAAAGATTTGTTGTCACGGTTCATGAGTACGGTTCAAGATGACATTTTTCTTAGAGACATAGTCATAAGTTTCTTATTGGCTGGTCGTGACACCGTGGCATCATCACTCACAAGTTTTTTTTGGTTGTTAGCGAAAAATCCGGAAGTTGAGTCACAAATTTTGTTAGAAGCGGAACGAGTAATTGGAATTGgaaaacacaacaaaaataataacaatattaatgtTGTGACAAATTTCGAACAACTTACGAAATTGCATTATTTAGAAGCGGCAACACATGAAAGTATGAGACTATACCCACCAATTCAATTTGATTCAAAGTTTTGTTTGGAGGATGATGTGTTACCGGATGGTACAAAAGTGAAAAGTGGAACTAGGGTAACTTACCATCCATATGCAATGGGTAGGTTGGAGGAATTGTGGGGTCCAGATTGTTTAGAGTTTAAGCCACAAAGGTGGTTGAAAGATGGTGTGTTTCATCCTCAAAATCAATTCAAGTACCCTATTTTTCAAGGTGGGTTAAGGGTTTGTATTGGTAAAGAAATGGCTTTGATGGAACTCAAAACTGTTGTACTTTCTTTGCTTACAAACTTTCACTTCGAATTGGCTGACCAAAATACCTTTCATGGTTTTAATCATCTTCCAAGATTCTCTCCTGGACTCACTGCCACTTTTGCTTTTGGCCTTCCTGTCTTTGTTCGTCAAAGAGGAAACCAATAA